In the genome of Myripristis murdjan chromosome 21, fMyrMur1.1, whole genome shotgun sequence, the window tgccaacgAGCCGCAGCACAGGAATGGTTGGCACAATGTTCAAACTCTGTGATTGcaaaaaatgaagcaaaccataaaaaaactatttgaacatttaatacaaacaaacaaacaaacaatgaacaCGACCATCTAATAGAATATCTGCCCAAACATTATTAAGCAGTTCATCTGCAGTGAGGTCTTATCACTTTTCCTGTTGACCATTCAACATGATAAACATATAACCAACAAtattaacattgtttttctttcaaaatagtTTTAAATGTCTCAAAACACCTCAACTAAATATACCTTAACACTTACAAGTTCATGAACTACAAAGCTATTGttaaaacacaggcacacacacagttttttttgtgtgtgtgtgtgtgtgtgtgtgtgtgcagtgtgcagttttatgaatGCTGGTAGCGATTGTGATCAAACTAGCAAATATGACATTTGATTAGGATTTATTATCTAATATAATTTAAGATTATGAAATGTGATtaaactttcatttcatttttttcagaacAGCAGAATAAAAATACCAAATTTTTCAGAGTGTGAATGTGGGCAGTAAAGACAGttttcttaaaggaacagtaacCACAACTATTGGTATTTCCTACCAACCCCGTTCACATGTGACCCAACTTTGTCATGAAGTTATGTTTGCCAGCTGTCATCACTCATCACACACTTGCACATCTTTTATGAAAATGTAGCAGATTCCTGTGTCTATTAACTAGAAGTGACACAGCTCCAATATCTCTATCTAACacagttttaaaatacatttaacatcaaatattttgatgttatatttttgtttctgtgaccTTCAAAGCTTCAGAAAATGTGCCAACCAACCCTGGGCGCCcccagggaggagggggtccCAAACCCTTTTTGGGACTGTTTCTTGGGAGGTCTACCCACTGGTCACCTTGTCCAGTATGTGATGAGAGAATTGGCATTAAAATATTGtcttctgtgtgagtgtggtgtATAGTTATTATCCTTATCATAGGCCACAGTATGTTAAGTGGTCATAGGTGGCTATTGTTGGCCTCAAagtaaaaaaatggaatttgggTCAGTTCTAAGGCTTCATGGCTGGCTCATTTTGACAACATGCATGTAAAGTTGAGTAAAAGTGCTGGTTTTGGTCAAATGCAATCTTAATAACCACTTTGTATGGCAGAAGATTTCTCCTTCCAAAACTTTTTGTGTAACATGTTTTGTTGATACAGAGTGTATGTATAATAATGAAAGCTCTGACTCTGCAGGTCATGCAGAGAAAATCAGGGCTACATTTGGATTACTAAAAGGTCTACCTTCATACTTTAGATAATGCTAATCCCTTATAATGATTACACAACCAGCTGTATGCTGAAGTGTTAGCATGCGCAGTGGACAGGAGCTGCCTTGGTGCCAATCCTATTGAGTGAGGTGACCAAGGGTCAAACTCCCAAAAAGCTGGCATTGTCCTTTAATATCCTCACCAAGCAGAGTGGCCACAATAGACAGCAGGCCGGTCCCAGCTCCAATCTCGAGTACTGCTTTGTCCATCAGGTTCATCTGCTGCTGGTTATTTTCCAAGAACTGGCACAAAGCCACTGcctacaaaacaaactgctgttatCACAGCGATCACACCCACGTTCATTTATTATATCTATAAACTATAGGAGGGCTCACCCCAGGCCAGACGAGAGCGCCATAGTTGTCCAGAGACTCCCGGATGCTGATGTCATGACCAGCGAAGAAGAAGGACTCCTGTCCCAGTGCATAATACACACTGGGTTCCCACAAGTTCCTCCTGCCCAGTGCCTCTCCTGCCATCAGCTTCTGGTTAGTCACCACTGTTGAGAGGGTTACACCAAGAACCACATGCTGTATTACGGTTGTACAGCCCTGCAGCACACATCAtcataaaaaactaaaaaaactaaacaaaactgaGGTACCACAATGACCTACATACCTACAGTTTAACCCATATAAATAcccaaagcagaaaaaaagtacaatgtcatgagtaataaataaataaataggttaCTACATAGAAATTCAAGTTACCCTCATTTGTGGTTGCCTTTTCCACGTGTAGTTTCCCATCCAGAGTCTTCCCTCTCCCAGCCTCACCTGCCATCTTCTCCTCTCCGGGTTGCACCATCTGGATGGGCTGTGGGACTGTTGACGATCTCTCCATGGGCACCAGTTTCTGAGGAAATcaacacatttcatttaaattttcatCAGCTCTGTTAGCCTGTTGCAGTGCATCTGTAGCACAGCTACATGATGGAGATAAATATGGCATtttgtgtgatattttttttccattgcttgCTGTTTTCTAAACTAATTATGTTTTCAGTATTGGAgtggtttcatttcattcacacagaCTGACAAAGATCATACCATGTGGCCATTCCAAATAAAAGGTAATACATACCATAGTTTGGCAAAATATATGATAAGTAACccaaccaacaacaacagcaaaaattacTGTTTTAAATTCTCTTTAAGACATTGTAAATTATACTAAATATTCACATTATCAACTTTAAAGCTCTATTACCAGGGTGGACCAgtaactacttttttttttttttttttttttttttagcaaaagcCCAGACATGTATAAACActtattaacctttattttcagtttaacaTCACCTGTATATTCTCATGGTTTAGTGTGTCCAAATCTTTCTGCAGTTTTAAAACTACTGCTATACAAATACTTCCTGTAAAAATCTTCAGGTCTGTGTCCTCATTACATTTTAACCATTGCAAACAATAGCAAACCCAAATAGCCAGTTGTTAAGGACTTACTATTGttcatatgaaaacaaaatcactgtGAATTTCCGCTGTTCCTTTAATCTGGCATTTCAACCATGTGGATGAAATACATATCTTTGGAATGTTCCAATATTTGCATCATTACAAAGccaatatttgtatttgtttagcCCATTCATTGGCTAATATTTCATATGCActaggtgtttgtttgttggtgagCTTGTTAAAGGGTTcaaatgatttgtgtgtgtttgtgatggctTTAATTCGGTATGGGCCAGATTTAGTCCGTCAGTCTCTGGACTCCGACCCGCTGGACCCTGGGTCGGAGCCCAGAGACACAGCTGCTGAAAACCACCGGCCAACAACCTCCATACAGGGAAAACACAAAGTTACACAAACCTCCCATCCATGTCACattctgtctctgtgcatgcatgcaggtCACAGTTTGATGTCTCTCAAAAATGACTgggaatttgcaaaaaaaatagctgtgatctgaaaaatgttgttatttcccatctgcttcctcttctcctttacctctcctccttttcacaTCAATGCACCCATAAGGCGTCACCACATGTCGCTCCTCTGTGATACATACCTGTATGAAGTGGTCTCctatcctttctctctctctctctctctctctctctctctctctctctctctctctctctctctctctctctctctcgtgtctgctcctctctgttggCGTCTTGTGTTTATAGAAGCAGCATCATTTCTGACACACCCCTGTGAGGCAGGGAGAGCTGGGGTCACTGGCAGCCACAAATGACAAACCAGGGCAGAGAATCGGATTCATAATGGCAAAGAAAGAgtgatacatacatacagacacgtTAACACCTCCCAAACAATTGCTTCAGACATGGCTCCTCCCTTAAACAAGCAATAAAATGTTGTTCAAGCGGTGCATCTtttatgaacacatttttttttggagccTATTATTCTAGGCAGTAGGTCCGCTGGATTATTGTGGCCATAAAATCCATATCCAGCAGCATTTTGTTTCCCTAAAGTCTATTTTACAGCCTCTGAGATCAGCATCCAAATTCCCCTCCTCTCAACCTCGTCTAACCCGACATCTGCTCTTCAGTCAGAGCGGGTAAACAAATTTGAGAACAAAATGTATCTATACTATATGTTACGCCAATATCTTAGCATATCTTTGCAGAACGATGAAGTTTGTCACTCTCATCTACCAAAACAAGCCAGGAGGGATCAAAGCAGACCCTCGTCACCCAAGTGATTACTGCCCATTTCTGAAATGGAAACCACACAATCAGCAGTCATCACAGGCTTGTCTTGGACTTGACACTTCCACCTTTTCTACGGTGCCTCAAGTTTGCTCTCATGTTTCACTCGGCAACATTTGTCCTGCTCCTTTCTGTCCCCTGATGTGTGCTATGTCTCATCCTGCGTACCTTGCGTTGAGTTGCTCATAAACTCGCATTTCTCTATTTGGCCAGTGCCTGAAATGCAGGAGCAAGAgacacaaaactgcaaaaccaTTTTAAAGTGGCAAGCGAAATAGTTTCTAAACTCATTACACATATACCAGACATCGTCAAAGAGCAATCACAAGGTGAAGATTACTGACAGAGATACTCAGACATTTAACAGCCTGTTACAAAACTGTAACcttaaaaatgacacaaaactgAATCAAGAACTTTGTATATTTTTTAGCACAGACTGTATTGATCTTTTTGCTTGGCCGCACAAAGGAATATGAGTGCATTTGGCAGGGCCaggtcagagtcagagtcagagtcagtttatttgccatttgcagtaaaaaaaaaaaaaaaaaaaaaaaaaaaaacattggaaaaTGACCCTTCTGCCCTTTTGCTGCAAACACAGGATGTTCTCATATTCCAAGGTAATATTACTCCCATaaacaccaataaataaattggaTAGCTGTTTTATCAATACTAGAATAAAGTCAAACACCTTCTACAGCCTCCTCAGTCACCTGATCTAAACATCATACAAGCTTTAAGGGAAAATAATCCAATATTTCACTACACACAGTTCATCACTCTGATGAGAGAATTTTGAGGTTGACTGAAACTGCTCTGGGGGCAAAAGCTGGCCATATCCCCTATCAGTTAcctgatgtttgtgtgttgttgtgatttgCTGTTATTTGCCTACTCTTGGACAGTGTAATGTACACCAACATGCTGAAAATCACAGATTAACACCGATGTGTTTCCACGCTATGCAGGGGTGTCGTGTAACTATCGTTTACAGGCAGAGTCAAGCCTGTAACAAAAAGTTTACTGGAGTGTACAGATAGAGTGGCATTCACTCCACTATTTGTTTGTAAGCCTGGCTGTAGGGCGCAGTCgggaacaggtgtgtgtggatCCAGAGCCTCAgtgagtgaacacacacacatgcacacagacagaagcAAGTAAACAACTGGCTGTGCCTCATGAAGCTAGAAAATACCCTGAACTGACAGGcagcaagcagcagcactgagtcATTCTCATCAGAAAAGCCCTTCTAATAACTGTGCCACCTCAGTAAAGGTATTTGGGGATTTCCCTCACTACAGAGCGTCACGGCTTCTAGGAATCCAACTCCTTCTGTTTCAATCCTCAGTCCCTCTGTGATCGAGGATGCATTGACTCATTTTGACAATATCAGTCTCATTTTATAACGGTCTTGTGCGAATTGTTTAGCACACTGTCAGATTTAATGTTGCCCACTGATATCCTCTTAGTGACTATGACTAATCAGATCTGATTATGTGCTCAgtctaaaaatatttattttgtagtgtAGCCACAGGGTGCACAGTGAAGCTGTTCAGGATTCAGTCCAGCAATAGATTGGGGAAGCACTTTCAACTGTGATCTCTTAAATCCAGCACCAGTCATATTTCCAGGTACGGGAACAATGACTCTCCGGCTCACTTTTGCCGCAGTTAAAGACCGTCACTGCTAtagcgtgagtgtgtgtctgcactatGTGAAGAATATAGTGTTATGACTTACATACAACTGTATTTAAtggtttatttgttcatttggaTCCACATTAGTTATTACCTGGGTAGCAACTATTCTCACTGTCCACTCAGTCTTATTAGACTGCATTCACATTAGAGAACGAgtagctgtgtgtgtacatgcttgtgtgtgtctgtgtgtgtgctgtgtgtgcctgcagtgaTGGGTAGGGCTCCTCAGGGGTGGGGggttgcatgcatgtgtggaaCAGTTAGCAATTAAAATAGAAGGATAAAGAGCTGCCAATCATCACCTGGGAGTTGCTAATCCTCACCTCTATCTACAGAGGTCACTGAAAGGCTATGCAGGTCAGTGGAAAATGAGTCATACACAGAGCAACATGTGAGTCCCCGCAGGCTTTACAGTAGCAGCATGTGCATCGAGACTGTGTGAATACATCACTTAATGGGTGATAAGCTCCACTAATTTTGAAGAGTAGGTGAGGACGGGAATTCACTGGTTCTGAATGCCACATTGACAGAGGAACACAAacaccctcaaacacacacagccagacaaACCGTGTGCCAGACAGTGAATGTGAAACATAAAATCTGGGTGTGAGCAATGCTTGCTGCCATGAGAGATTGTTGGCACCGGGACAGATCCCTCTCTGGGACAGAGGGACTCTTCCCTGATCCTGCAAAATAAGCCAGCATGCCAGGACTGCATGGGCTGGATGAGGACAGGATACCATATATGGGTCCTGGAGGGGTTAGGGGCCGGATATGGACCGCAGACTGATGGTGGTATTGCTGTTGTCTGGTAAACATTTCTTATCTAAAGCCCATCAGGGCCCCTGTGGTCTGGAAAGTGTAGCTCTCACTAAGGGTCAAACAGTATCACCAGGCTGGAAATCTCaagccaaacaacaaaatatcaaacaatagttttctttatttacagAATACAGTACGTTATCAAAACTTGCGAAACACTGCTCCTCTGctttattgtaaagcacattttaaagc includes:
- the mettl21cb gene encoding S-adenosylmethionine-dependent methyltransferase domain-containing protein; this encodes MERSSTVPQPIQMVQPGEEKMAGEAGRGKTLDGKLHVEKATTNEVVTNQKLMAGEALGRRNLWEPSVYYALGQESFFFAGHDISIRESLDNYGALVWPGAVALCQFLENNQQQMNLMDKAVLEIGAGTGLLSIVATLLGAWVTATDLPDILSNLTFNLLRNTKGRCRYKPQVVSLTWGQHLERDFPCTSCHYDYVLAADVVYHHDYLEDLLATMRHFCRPGSRTTLLWANKVRFQSDLRFTETFKSSFKSTLVCELPQEEVRIYKATARE